The DNA region GCAAGCGTCTCCTCGCAACCCGACTCCAGGCCCATATTCACGCTGGCGACGTTCATGGCCTTGAGGACCTCGGCCATTTCCTCGCTGACGATGTTCGCGCGGGCGTTGCAGGTGAACTTGACGCACCCCACGAGCCGGCGCTCCTCCAGCAGCCGTGCGATTTCCTTCAGCCGCGCGAGGTTCGCGCAGAAAAGGTCGTCGTAGAATGAAATCAGCGACACGTCGTAGCGCTGGATCAGTTCCTCGATCTCCGCGACGACGTACTCAGCCGAGAAGAATCGCACCTTGCCCGGCCAGTAGCGCGTCGAGGCGCAGAACGCGCACCGGTACGGGCACCCGCGCGACGTGAACATGTACGCGTGCCGGGGCACCGGCGCCAGCCGGCGGTCCGGGAACGGAATCTCGTCGAGCGGCTGAATGTGCGTCACCGGCTCGGTCTGGAAGACCGACCCGTCGGCCTCGCGAAACGCAACGCCCGGGATCTCGCGCAGCCGGTCGTGTGGAAACGCGCCCGTCTCCTCCCACAGGTCCAGGAGCCGAAGGATCGTCCGCTCGCCCTCGCCCAGCGCCGCCACGTCCATCTCCGGGTACAGCGACCCGGGAAGCATCGAGACGTGGATGCCGCCCACGAGGACCGGCAGGCCCCGCGCCTTGGCGGCCCGGGCGCACTGGCGTGCCCGGCCGAAGTACGCGCTCGTGGAACTGATGGCCACGAGGTCCGGGCGAAACTCGTCCATCGCCCGCTCGACCCGGCGGTCGGCGTGGCGGATCGCGTACCGTCCCGGACGATCGCGATGGATCACGCTCGCCAGGTACTGGACCCCGAGCGACGGCTGGCGGAGGTCCAGTTCCAGTTCCGGGTTCAGC from Planctomycetota bacterium includes:
- a CDS encoding radical SAM protein — protein: LNPELELDLRQPSLGVQYLASVIHRDRPGRYAIRHADRRVERAMDEFRPDLVAISSTSAYFGRARQCARAAKARGLPVLVGGIHVSMLPGSLYPEMDVAALGEGERTILRLLDLWEETGAFPHDRLREIPGVAFREADGSVFQTEPVTHIQPLDEIPFPDRRLAPVPRHAYMFTSRGCPYRCAFCASTRYWPGKVRFFSAEYVVAEIEELIQRYDVSLISFYDDLFCANLARLKEIARLLEERRLVGCVKFTCNARANIVSEEMAEVLKAMNVASVNMGLESGCEETLAFLKDRVTVEQNREAIEILHRHGFFVSGSFIIGSPHETRDQMMETYAFLKQAPLAITDVNILIPYPGTPIWEYAFGRGLVSNDMDWSRLTYGMVVDPKHLINLSEHLTAEELCRIHRKFLVLRYRKVLSNIIFHPYRMDLVRTAGRVAAGAVMGLSRRAWRALRGRKTENG